One part of the Cinclus cinclus chromosome 20, bCinCin1.1, whole genome shotgun sequence genome encodes these proteins:
- the LOC134052115 gene encoding myosin-1B isoform X6, which yields MSTDAEMAIFGEAAPYLRKSEKERIEAQNKPFDAKSSVFVVHAKESYVKSTITSRESGKITVKTEGGETLTVKEDQIFSMNPPKYDKIEDMAMMTHLHEPAVLYNLKERYAAWMIYTYSGLFCVTVNPYKWLPVYNPEVVLAYRGKKRQEAPPHIFSISDNAYQSMLTDRENQSILITGESGAGKTVNTKRVIQYFATIAASGDKKKEEQTSGKMQGTLEDQIISANPLLEAFGNAKTVRNDNSSRFGKFIRIHFGATGKLASADIETYLLEKSRVTFQLKAERSYHIFYQIMSNKKPELIEMLLITTNPYDYLYVSQGEITVPSINDQEELMATDSAIDILGFSADEKTAIYKLTGAVMHYGNLKFKQKQREEQAEPDGTEVADKAAYLMGLNSADLLKALCYPRVKVGNEYVTKGQTVQQVYNSVGALAKSVFEKMFLWMVVRINQQLDTKQPRQYFIGVLDIAGFEIFDFNSLEQLCINFTNEKLQQFFNHHMFVLEQEEYKKEGIEWEFIDFGMDLAACIELIEKPMGIFSILEEECMFPKATDTSFKNKLYDQHLGKSNNFQKPKPAKGKAEAHFSLVHYAGTVDYNISGWLEKNKDPLNETVVGLYQKSSLKTLALLFASSSGGGGKKGAKKKGSSFQTVSALFRENLNKLMSNLRSTHPHFVRCLIPNETKTPGAMEHELVLHQLRCNGVLEGIRICRKGFPSRILYADFKQRYKVLNASAIPEGQFIDSKKASEKLLGSIDVDHTQYKFGHTKVFFKAGLLGLLEEMRDEKLAQLITRTQAMCRGYLMRVEFKKMMERRESIFCIQYNIRSFMNVKHWPWMKLFFKIKPLLKSAESEKEMANMKEEFEKTKEELAKSEAKRKELEEKMVALVQEKNDLQLQVQAEADGLADAEERCDQLIKTKIQLEAKIKELTERAEEEEEMNAELTAKKRKLEDECSELKKDIDDLELTLAKVEKEKHATENKVKNLTEEMAALDETIAKLTKEKKALQEAHQQTLDDLQAEEDKVNTLTKAKTKLEQQVDDLEGSLEQEKKLRMDLERAKRKLEGDLKMAQDSIMDLENDKQQLDEKLKKKDFEIGQIQSKTEDEQALGMQFQKKIKELQARIEELEEEIEAERTSRAKAEKHRADLSRELEEISERLEEAGGATAAQIEMNKKREAEFQKMRRDLEEATLQHEATAAALRKKHADSTAELGEQIDNLQRVKQKLEKEKSEMKMEIDDLASNMESVSKAKANLEKMCRSLEDQLSEIKTKEEEQQRIINDISAQRARLQTESGEYSRQVDEKDALISQLSRGKQAFTQQIEELKRHLEEEIKAKNALAHALQSARHDCDLLREQYEEEQEAKGELQRALSKANSEVAQWRTKYETDAIQRTEELEEAKKKLAQRLQDAEEHVEAVNAKCASLEKTKQRLQNEVEDLMIDVERSNAACAALDKKQKNFDKILAEWKQKYEETQAELEASQKESRSLSTELFKMKNAYEESLDHLETMKRENKNLQQEISDLTEQIAEGGKAIHELEKVKKQIEQEKSEIQAALEEAEASLEHEEGKILRLQLELNQVKAEIDRKVAEKDEEIEQMKRNHQRVVDSMQSTLDAEIRSRNEALRLKKKMEGDLNEIEIQLSHANRQAAEAQKNLRNTQGVLKDTQIHLDDALRTQDDLKEQVAMVERRANLLQAEVEELRAALEQTERSRKVAEQELMDASERVQLLHTQNTSLINTKKKLETDIAQIQGEMEDTIQEARNAEEKAKKAITDAAMMAEELKKEQDTSAHLERMKKNLDQTVKDLQHRLDEAEQLALKGGKKQIQKLEARVRELEGEVDAEQKRSAEAVKGVRKYERRVKELTYQSEEDRKNVLRLQDLVDKLQTKVKAYKRQAEEAEELSNVNLSKFRKIQHELEEAEERADIAESQVNKLRAKSREISKKAESEE from the exons ATGTCTACGGACGCCGAGATGGCCATCTTTGGGGAGGCTGCTCCTTACCTCCGAAAATCGGAAAAGGAGAGAATTGAAGCCCAGAACAAACCTTTTGATGCCAAATCATCTGTCTTTGTGGTACATGCAAAGGAGTCCTACGTGAAGAGCACAATCACGAGCAGGGAATCGGGAAAAATCACTGTCAAGACTGAAGGGGGAGAG ACCCTGACCGTGAAGGAAGATCAAATCTTCTCCATGAACCCTCCCAAGTATGACAAAATCGAGGACATGGCCATGATGACCCACCTCCACGAACCCGCTGTGCTGTACAACCTCAAAGAGCGTTACGCAGCCTGGATGATCTAC ACCTACTCGGGTCTCTTCTGCGTCACCGTCAACCCCTACAAGTGGCTGCCGGTGTACAACCCCGAGGTGGTGTTGGCCTACCGAGGCAAGAAGCGCCAGGAGGCCCCTCCACACATCTTCTCCATCTCTGACAACGCCTATCAGTCTATGCTGACTG ATCGGGAGAACCAGTCCATCCTGATCAC CGGAGAATCCGGTGCTGGGAAGACTGTGAACACAAAGCGTGTCATCCAGTACTTTGCAACAATTGCAGCCAGTGGGGACAAGAAGAAAGAGGAGCAGACCTCAGGCAAAATGCAG GGGACACTTGAGGATCAAATCATCAGTGCCAACCCACTGCTGGAGGCCTTTGGAAATGCCAAGACTGTGAGGAACGACAACTCCTCACGCTTT ggTAAATTCATCAGAATCCATTTTGGTGCCACAGGCAAACTGGCTTCTGCTGACATTGAAACAT ATCTGCTGGAGAAGTCCAGAGTCACTTTCCAGCTCAAGGCGGAAAGGAGCTACCACATCTTTTATCAGATCATGTCCAACAAGAAGCCAGAGCTAATCG AGATGTTACTGATCACCACCAACCCCTATGACTATCTGTACGTGAGTCAAGGTGAGATCACAGTTCCCAGCATTAACGACCAGGAAGAGCTGATGGCCACTGAT AGTGCCATTGACATCCTGGGCTTCAGTGCTGATGAGAAAACAGCCATCTACAAGCTGACCGGGGCTGTCATGCACTATGGGAACCTGAAGTTCAAGCAGAAGCAGCgtgaggagcaggcagagcctgaTGGCACAGAAG TTGCTGACAAGGCTGCCTACCTGATGGGTCTGAACTCAGCAGACCTGCTCAAGGCCCTCTGCTACCCCCGAGTCAAGGTGGGGAATGAATACGTGACCAAGGGCCAAACTGTGCAGCAG GTGTACAATTCAGTGGGTGCCCTGGCTAAGTCCGTGTTTGAGAAGATGTTCCTGTGGATGGTTGTTCGCATCAACCAACAGCTGGACACAAAGCAGCCCAGGCAGTACTTCATTGGTGTCCTGGACATTGCTGGCTTTGAGATCTTTGAT TTCaacagcctggagcagctgtgcatCAACTTCACCAACGAGAAACTGCAACAGTTCTTCAACCACCACATGTtcgtgctggagcaggaggagtaCAAGAAGGAGGGGATTGAATGGGAGTTCATTGACTTTGGCATGGACCTGGCTGCCTGCATTGAGCTCATTGAGAAG CCCATGGGCATCTTCTCCATCCTGGAAGAGGAGTGCATGTTCCCCAAGGCAACTGACACCTCTTTCAAGAACAAGCTCTATGACCAGCACCTGGGCAAGTCCAACAATTTCCAGAAGCCCAAGCCTGCCAAAGGCAAGGCTGAAGCCCACTTCTCCCTGGTGCACTACGCTGGCACAGTGGACTACAACATCTCTGGCTGGCTGGAGAAGAACAAGGACCCTCTGAATGAAACTGTTGTGGGGCTATATCAGAAGTCATCCTTGAAGACTCTGGCCTTACTCTTTGCATCT AGCAGTGGCGGTGGTGGCAAGAAGGGAGCCAAGAAGAAGGGTTCTTCTTTCCAGACTGTCTCGGCTCTCTTCCGG GAAAATTTAAACAAGCTGATGAGCAATTTGAGAAGCACACATCCCCATTTTGTGCGGTGCCTTATTCCTAATGAAACAAAAACACCTG GTGCCATGGAGCATGAGCTGGTGCTGCACCAGCTGCGCTGTAACGGCGTGCTGGAAGGGATAAGGATTTGCAGGAAAGGCTTCCCCAGCAGAATCCTCTATGCTGACTTCAAACAGAG ATACAAGGTGCTTAATGCCAGTGCCATCCCCGAGGGACAGTTCATCGATAGCAAGAAGGCTTCTGAGAAGCTCCTTGGCTCAATCGATGTGGATCACACCCAATACAAATTTGGACACACCAAG GTGTTCTTCAAAGCTGGGCTGCTGGGACTCCTGGAAGAGATGAGGGATgagaagctggcacagctcaTCACCCGCACCCAGGCCATGTGTAGGGGTTACCTGATGAGAGTGGAGTTCAAGAAAATGATGGAGAGGAG AGAATCCATCTTCTGCATCCAGTACAACATTCGTTCATTCATGAATGTCAAACACTGGCCATGGATGAAGCTGTTCTTCAAGATCAAGCCCTTGCTGAAGAGTGCAGAGTCTGAGAAGGAGATGGCCAACATGAAGGAAGAGTTTGAGAAAACCAAGGAAGAGCTTGCCAAGTCTGAGGCTaagaggaaggagctggaggagaaaatggTGGCCctggtgcaggaaaaaaatgaccTGCAGCTCCAAGTGCAGGCA GAAGCTGATGGTTTGGCTGATGCTGAGGAAAGGTGTGACCAGCtcatcaaaaccaaaatccagcTAGAAGCCAAAATTAAGGAGCTgacagagagagcagaggaagaagaagagatGAATGCTGAGCTGACAGCCAAGAAGAGGAAACTGGAGGATGAATGTTCAGAGCTGAAGAAAGACATTGATGACCTTGAGCTAACACTGGCCAaggtggagaaggaaaaacatgCCACGGAAAACAAG gtgAAAAACCTGACTGAGGAAATGGCAGCCCTGGACGAGACCATTGCCAAGCtgacaaaagagaagaaagcccTCCAAGAGGCCCATCAGCAGACCCTGGATGacctgcaggcagaggaggacAAAGTCAATACTCTGACCAAAGCCAAGACCAAGCTGGAACAGCAAGTGGACGAT CTGGAAGGGTCCCTGGAGCAAGAGAAGAAACTGCGCATGGACCTGGAGAGAGCTAAGAGGAAACTGGAAGGGGACCTGAAGATGGCCCAGGACAGCATCATGGATTTGGAGAAtgacaagcagcagctggatgagAAACTGAAGAA gaaagaCTTTGAAATCGGCCAGATCCAGAGCAAAACTGAGGATGAACAAGCCCTGGGCATGCAATTTCAGAAGAAGATCAAGGAGCTGCAG GCCCGTattgaggagctggaggaggaaattGAGGCAGAGCGAACCTCTCGCGCTAAAGCAGAGAAGCATCGGGCTGACCTGtccagggagctggaggagatcAGCGAGCGCCTGGAAGAAGCAGGAGGGGCCACAGCAGCTCAGATTGAGATGAACAAGAAGCGTGAGGCAGAATTCCAGAAGATGCGCCGTGACCTGGAAGAGGCCACGCTGCAGCACGAGGCCACGGCTGCCGCCCTGCGCAAGAAGCACGCggacagcacagctgagctgggggagCAGATCGACAACCTGCAACGCGTGAagcagaagctggagaaggagaagagtgAGATGAAGATGGAGATTGATGACTTGGCCAGCAACATGGAGTCTGTCTCCAAAGCCAAG GCAAATCTGGAGAAGATGTGCCGTTCCCTAGAAGATCAACTCAGTGAGATTAAGACTAAGGAGGAGGAACAGCAGCGCATAATTAATGACATTAGTGCTCAAAGAGCTCGGCTACAAACTGAATCCG GTGAATATTCACGCCAGGTAGATGAGAAAGATGCTCTGATTTCTCAGCTGTCAAGAGGCAAACAGGCTTTCACCCAACAGATTGAGGAACTTAAAAGGCATCTAGAGGAAGAGATAAAG GCCAAGAATGCCCTGGCCCATGCCCTGCAGTCCGCTCGCCATGACTGTGACTTGCTCCGAGAACAAtatgaggaggagcaggaggccaAGGGGGAGCTGCAGCGAGCCCTGTCCAAGGCCAACAGTGAAGTGGCCCAGTGGAGAACCAAATATGAGACGGACGCGATTCAGCGCACGGAGGAGCTCGAGGAGGCCAA GAAGAAGCTGGCCCAGCGTCTGCAGGATGCAGAGGAACATGTTGAGGCTGTCAATGCCAAATGTGCCTCCCTGgaaaagacaaagcagagaCTGCAGAATGAAGTGGAGGACCTGATGATTGACGTGGAGAGATCcaatgctgcctgtgctgctctggataAGAAGCAGAAGAACTTTGACAAG ATCCTGGCAGAATGGAAGCAGAAGTATGAGGAAACgcaggctgagctggaggcTTCCCAGAAGGAGTCACGCTctctcagcacagagctgttcaAGATGAAGAATGCCTATGAGGAGTCCTTGGACCACCTGGAAACAATGAAGCGGGAGAACAAGAACTTGCAGC AGGAGATTTCCGACCTCACGGAGCAGATTGCTGAGGGAGGAAAAGCGATTCATGAGCTGGAGAAAGTCAAGAAGCAGATTGAGCAGGAGAAGTCTGAAATCCAGGCTGCTCTAGAGGAAGCTGAG GCCTCCCTGGAACATGAGGAGGGGAAGATCCTGCGCCTGCAGCTTGAGCTCAATCAGGTCAAGGCTGAGATTGACAGGAAGGTAGCTGAGAAAGATGAGGAGATTGAACAGATGAAGAGAAACCACCAGCGAGTGGTGGACTCCATGCAGAGCACCCTGGATGCTGAGATCAGGAGCAGGAATGAAGCCTTGAGGCTGAAGAAGAAGATGGAGGGAGACCTGAATGAAATAGAAATCCAGCTGAGCCATGCCAACCGCCAGGCTGCAGAGGCACAAAAGAACCTGAGAAATACCCAGGGAGTGCTCAAG GACACCCAGATCCATCTGGATGATGCTCTCAGGACACAGGACGACCTGAAGGAGCAGGTGGCCATGGTGGAGCGCAGAGCAAACCTGCTGCAGGCTGAAGTTGAGGAGCTCCgggcagccctggagcagaCAGAGCGGTCGAGGAAAGTGGCTGAGCAGGAATTAATGGATGCCAGTGAGCGTGTGCAGCTCCTCCACACCCAG AACACCAGCTTGATCAACACCAAGAAGAAGCTGGAAACGGACATTGCCCAGATCCAGGGTGAAATGGAGGATACCATCCAGGAAGCCCGCAATGCTGAGGAGAAGGCCAAGAAGGCCATCACAGAT GCGGCCATGATGGCAGAAGagctgaagaaggagcaggACACCAGTGCCCACCTGGAGAGAATGAAGAAGAACCTGGACCAGACAGTGAAGGACCTGCAGCATCGTCTGGATGAGGCTGagcagctggcactgaagggagggaagaagcagatCCAGAAGCTGGAGGCCAGG GTGCGGGAGCTGGAAGGGGAGGTTGATGCTGAGCAGAAGCGCAGCGCTGAAGCCGTGAAGGGTGTGCGCAAGTACGAGCGGAGGGTGAAGGAACTGACCTACCAG TCTGAGGAGGACAGGAAAAATGTTCTCAGGCTGCAGGATCTGGTGGACAAACTGCAAACTAAGGTGAAAGCTTACAAGAGACAAGCTGAGGAGGCT GAGGAGCTGTCCAATGTCAACCTGTCCAAGTTCCGCAAGATCCAGCACGAGCTGGAGGAAGCTGAGGAGCGGGCTGACATTGCAGAGTCACAGGTCAACAAGCTCCGAGCCAAGAGCCGGGAGATCAGCAAGAAGGCAGAAAGTGAAGAGTAA